From a single Silene latifolia isolate original U9 population chromosome 6, ASM4854445v1, whole genome shotgun sequence genomic region:
- the LOC141658448 gene encoding 7-deoxyloganetin glucosyltransferase-like, producing METLSNDQKPHAICIPSPLQGHIIPMLKLAKILHSRGFHITFVHTEYNRNRFLRSNGPNSLDGLPSFRFEAIPDGLPLTEADSTQDVLSLCNSIEHLMLGPFKELVARLNEDPSVPRVSCIVSDAGTPFTLDAAEEFGVPEVMFCTASVCGWLGYAQYDKLVEMNIVPFKDENFHTNGDLDQVLDWIPSMENIRLRDMPSFIRTTNPDDYLLNYCRRLINHTKRASAIIFNSYDALEHDALDALSPDFPQLYTLGPLEFLLGPIEVNNEETKSLTSSLWKEDPHCQEWLDSYDPNSVVYVNFGSITVMTNDQLVEFAWGLANSHQPFLWITRPDIISGNSAVLPPEFLEEVKGRGLIASWCNQESVLGHPAIGGFLTHCGWNSLTESINHGVPVICWPFFAEQQTNCWYCCTKWGIGMEIDTNVKRETVEKQVRESMTGEKGKEMKRKVMELKNLAQEACASPYGSSYANIDNVIKVLQSPK from the exons ATGGAAACATTGTCAAACGATCAAAAACCTCATGCAATATGCATACCATCTCCACTACAAGGTCACATAATTCCCATGCTTAAACTTGCCAAAATCCTACACTCTAGAGGATTTCACATAACCTTCGTCCATACCGAGTACAACCGCAACCGTTTCTTACGTTCCAACGGCCCAAACTCTCTCGACGGTCTCCCGTCCTTCCGGTTTGAGGCAATTCCTGACGGATTGCCTCTAACCGAGGCCGACTCGACACAGGATGTCCTGTCTCTGTGCAATTCGATCGAGCATCTAATGCTCGGACCGTTTAAGGAATTGGTGGCTAGGCTTAATGAGGATCCAAGTGTGCCACGTGTCAGCTGCATAGTGTCCGACGCAGGCACGCCTTTTACGCTTGACGCGGCTGAGGAGTTTGGTGTTCCCGAGGTTATGTTTTGTACTGCTAGTGTTTGTGGTTGGTTGGGTTACGCTCAATATGACAAGCTTGTTGAGATGAATATTGTTCCCTTTAAAG ATGAAAACTTCCACACAAACGGTGATCTGGACCAGGTCCTAGACTGGATTCCAAGCATGGAGAACATTCGACTTCGCGACATGCCGAGTTTTATAAGAACAACAAATCCTGATGATTACTTACTTAACTACTGTCGAAGACTAATCAACCACACAAAACGCGCATCCGCCATTATTTTCAACTCATACGACGCCTTAGAACATGACGCCCTTGACGCTCTCTCGCCCGATTTCCCCCAATTATACACCTTAGGCCCATTGGAGTTCCTCCTAGGACCGATTGAAGTTAATAACGAAGAAACAAAATCATTAACTTCGAGTCTATGGAAAGAAGACCCACATTGTCAAGAATGGCTCGATTCTTACGACCCTAATTCTGTTGTTTACGTGAATTTTGGGAGTATTACAGTCATGACGAATGATCAGTTGGTGGAATTTGCATGGGGGCTCGCAAACAGCCACCAACCATTCTTGTGGATCACACGGCCAGATATAATTTCAGGGAATTCGGCCGTGCTTCCTCCCGAGTTTTTGGAGGAGGTGAAAGGGAGGGGGCTAATAGCTAGTTGGTGTAACCAAGAGAGTGTCTTGGGTCACCCTGCCATAGGAGGGTTCTTAACGCATTGTGGTTGGAACTCGTTAACAGAGAGTATAAATCATGGTGTGCCTGTGATATGTTGGCCTTTTTTCGCGGAACAACAGACTAATTGTTGGTACTGTTGTACCAAATGGGGAATCGGGATGGAAATCGACACGAATGTGAAGAGGGAGACGGTTGAGAAGCAGGTTAGAGAGTCGATGACGGGGGAAAAAGGAAAGGAAATGAAGAGAAAGGTAATGGAATTGAAAAATTTGGCTCAAGAGGCATGTGCATCTCCCTATGGTTCTTCCTATGCTAATATTGACAATGTTATCAAAGTACTTCAATCACCCAAGTGA